In a genomic window of Quercus lobata isolate SW786 chromosome 4, ValleyOak3.0 Primary Assembly, whole genome shotgun sequence:
- the LOC115985303 gene encoding F-box/kelch-repeat protein At3g06240-like: MSCVKSVMRFRCVCKSWDSSITTPYFISTHLNNNNNNNSYNKNHDNGYVIHMSNHYNRAVCTVALGRTFDRISEVQYPFDFTPGCAHVVGSCNGLLCLADFGEVIYLWNPSIKKFKKLPGTCLGKLDKFTDLTIGFAYHSENNDHKVVRISFSIFLPTEVEVYTLSLDSWRRVRYNLTTNVKFINNCCFLPIPLVSGALHWMVRIIEGEEENRIIALAFDVNSEKFKRLALPHGFIEADTLHRYLASFKEKLAFITCEPIEQPGFPCQCTIWVMKKYGIVESWNKLFVIPFERKVQCLAFTEYGSLLVGHIYDPVERQRQQEAFKFVLVDIETPHEKKDPDIQCPSSVATFMESLILLDGPNVASY; the protein is encoded by the coding sequence ATGAGTTGCGTGAAATCAGTGATGAGATTTAGGTGCGTATGTAAATCCTGGGACTCCTCAATCACCACTCCTTATTTCATCTCCACCCacctcaacaacaacaacaacaacaacagctaTAACAaaaatcatgataatggttATGTGATACACATGTCAAATCATTATAATAGGGCAGTGTGTACGGTGGCTTTGGGCCGCACGTTTGATAGGATTTCTGAGGTTCAGTATCCCTTCGATTTTACTCCTGGCTGTGCCCATGTAGTCGGTTCATGCAATGGATTATTATGTCTCGCTGATTTCGGTGAAGTTATATATCTGTGGAACCCTAgcattaaaaaattcaagaagttGCCTGGTACTTGCTTAGGAAAGTTAGATAAGTTCACAGATCTTACTATCGGATTTGCGTATCATTCCGAGAATAATGACCACAAGGTTGTGAGgatttcattttctattttcttgcCAACTGAGGTTGAGGTGTACACATTAAGTTTAGATTCATGGAGAAGGGTTAGATACAATTTGACAACCAATGttaagtttattaataattgttgTTTTTTGCCAATTCCATTGGTCAGTGGAGCTTTGCACTGGATGGTACGAATCatagaaggagaagaagagaatcGCATTATAGCATTGGCATTTGATGTCAATAGTGAGAAATTCAAAAGGCTAGCACTGCCTCATGGTTTTATCGAGGCAGACACCTTGCATAGATATCTTGCATCATTCAAAGAGAAACTGGCTTTCATTACATGTGAACCTATTGAACAACCAGGCTTTCCATGCCAATGCACCATATGGGTGATGAAGAAGTATGGTATAGTTGAGTCTTGGAATAAACTTTTTGTTATACCATTTGAAAGAAAAGTTCAATGCCTTGCCTTTACCGAGTATGGTTCACTTCTGGTTGGCCACATTTATGATCCAGTAGAAAGGCAGCGGCAGCAGGAAGCTTTTAAGTTTGTATTAGTTGACATTGAAACTCCACATGAGAAGAAGGATCCTGATATCCAATGTCCTTCATCTGTAGCTACATTCATGGAGAGCCTTATTTTACTTGATGGACCAAATGTGGCATCTTACTAA
- the LOC115985302 gene encoding F-box/kelch-repeat protein At3g06240-like, with product MSQKTRELPILPHKKNHLPYDIVLNIMGRLPAKSVMRLRFISKSLDSSITTPNFISTHLNNNKDDDHRYLIHRPLTFSSNGPVCTIAFDRTFDTISELQIPNESFFNRAYLFASCNGLLCFYNYSDVIYLWNPSIRKFKKLPHTILEKFNNVALGFAYCSENNDYKVVRILFDCFFSTVPLPLPLPEAEVYSLSSDSWRRVKIPLLINVRNFMFPTPLVGGALHWIADFIEGPENHMKILSFDVNSEKFRVLALPDGSNDANTSRASLASFKGKLAFPRWGYAEKASIQCSIWVMREYDVVESWNKLFVLPFDGLPYFIAFTEYGSLLTWCMNQALKTLLIDNKTVQKKDPAIQLPSVVVTFMESLVLLDGANMVSY from the coding sequence ATGTCCCAGAAAACGAGAGAACTGCCGATTCTCCCACACAAGAAGAACCACCTTCCGTACGACATCGTACTCAACATCATGGGAAGACTGCCGGCGAAATCAGTTATGAGACTCAGGTTCATTTCCAAATCCTTGGACTCTTCAATCACCACTCCCAATTTCATCTCCACCCACcttaacaacaacaaagatGATGATCATCGTTATCTCATACACAGGCCGCTGACTTTTTCTTCTAACGGACCAGTTTGTACAATCGCTTTCGACCGCACGTTTGATACGATTTCTGAGCTTCAAATACCCAATGAATCTTTTTTTAATCGTGCCTACTTATTCGCTTCCTGCAATGGCTTACTGTGTTTCTATAATTACAGTGATGTTATATATTTGTGGAACCCCAGcattagaaaattcaagaagCTGCCTCATACTATCTTAGAAAAATTTAACAATGTTGCACTCGGATTTGCTTATTGTTCCGAGAATAATGACTACAAGGTTGTGaggattttatttgattgtttcTTTTCAACTGTGCCTCTACCTCTACCTCTGCCTGAGGCTGAGGTGTACTCATTAAGTTCAGATTCATGGAGAAGGGTTAAAATCCCTTTGTTAATCAATGTTCGCAATTTTATGTTTCCAACCCCATTGGTTGGTGGAGCTTTGCACTGGATCGCAGATTTCATAGAAGGACCAGAGAATCACATGAAGATTTTGTCATTTGATGTCAATAGTGAGAAGTTTAGGGTGCTAGCACTGCCTGATGGTTCTAACGATGCCAACACCAGTCGGGCAAGTCTTGCATCCTTCAAAGGAAAACTGGCTTTCCCTAGATGGGGATATGCTGAAAAAGCTAGCATCCAATGCTCCATATGGGTGATGAGGGAGTATGATGTGGTCGAGTCTTGGAATAAACTTTTTGTTCTACCATTTGACGGATTACCTTATTTCATTGCCTTTACCGAGTATGGTTCACTTCTGACTTGGTGCATGAACCAGGCATTAAAGACTCTTTTAATTGACAATAAAACTGTACAGAAGAAGGATCCTGCTATCCAACTTCCTTCCGTTGTAGTTACTTTCATGGAGAGCCTAGTTTTACTTGATGGAGCAAACATGGTATCTTACTAA